CTCAGGCCGCCCCGGTTTCCGCCCTTGCTTACTTCAGAATTTCCAGAACCTTCACATCAATCTTGACGGGTTCCATCATGTCCTTGTCCACCTTGCCGGACAGGCGCACCCTGGTCTGGGGGGTTACGGTGCGGCCCGCGAAAATCTCATGGTCGATGTCCACGATGATCTGGCCCGTGGCGTCCTTGAACAGGTATTTGTCGTCGCTGCCGGCCAGGCGCTCCACGATATTGCCGGTGAGCACCACAGGCGCGTCGTCCCAGGAACTCTGGGCCTTTTTCACCGTGTCGGCCTGCACGCCGCCGGTGGGCCCCTGAAAACCGCCCATGCTCTGACCGGAATTGGGACCTTCAAACGCCGCGTAAGCGGGAACAGCCAGCACGGCCAGCATGACCAAGGTAAGCAGATAACGCATTGTGTCCTCCTGATCCATCAGTGATGGTAATTTTTTGAAGCAACTGATGGATAAATATGATTGATGCGGGAAAAATCGCTATTGCAGCAATTGCAGAACGCTCACGTCCACCCGCAACGGTTTATTGGGATATTTTTTCAGTTTTCCGAACAACCGCACCCGGCTTTCCGGGGTGATCTCCCGCCCGGCAAAGACCTCATGGCTGATCTCCACCATGAGGCTGCCGCTTTCGTCCTTGAACAGGTATTTGTCAGCCTTGCCGGGCACGCGCTCCACAATATGGCCGGTCAGCACCACCGGGCTTTTGTTGGGAGCGTTCAAAGCCCTGGCGACGGTATCCGTGCTCACGATGCCGGTAGTCCCATGAACGCCGTCCGGCGACGCCGACGGTTTTGGCCCCGGAGCCGGGTTTGCCGTTTCAGCGGCGGACACCGGCGCCGCCAGCAGGGCCGCCAGGGCCAGAAAAAGCAGATAACGCATAGCACCTCCTGAATCACAGACTGGATCACGGGTTTATTCCCGGCAACGTCCGTTGCCGCCCGTGAAGTCACTCTGCGCCGGAAAGCGTCAGCAAAGCGTCAGCGCGCGTCCGCCCGGCGTGCCAGAGAAGGCGCGCCTTTTGGAGGCAGGCGAAGAGGAGAAAAGCACGCCGGCTTCAGGCTTTTTGCAAGGAAAATAAAATGCCTGCCCCCTGCCGACGGGGATACGCGCCCTTGTGGAGCCGGGGCAAAGCTGCTATCGTCTCGCCCATGAAAGAGCTTGACCCGCACACCATTCGCCCCTGCCTTGCCTGCGGGGGCACCAATGCCCATCTGGAATCCATGCTGCCGCCGGGCCGTCGACAGGAAGTCTGGCGCGTGGTCTGCGCCTGCGGCCAGACCTCACAGCAGTGGTCCGTCTCACAAGGGGCGGCCATTCGCGCCTGGAACCGCAATCTGGCTCAGGAAAACGATCTGGCCTCTCTGAGCAAGGAGAACGTGACGCCTCAAAGCCATCTCAAGAACTGATTCCGTCTTCTTTTCCCAGAGTTTTTCGGCCGGACCCGCCCCGCGGAACCGGTCGTTTTACGCTGATCTCCTTGTTTCGTGTTCTCCCGCCCTGCTTCACGCTGTTTCCCGGCCGCAATCAACGCCAAAAGGCGCGCCCTCACGGACGCGCCCATTTTTTCTAAAAATCATAGGCTGTTAGAGCATTTTAATTTTGAAACGCTCTAACGAGGCGGCACAGCCGCATTACGGATAGCGACAGCATAGCTTTTGCGCTGATAAACGGCGGAGTGGGCGTGTCTTTACACTTTGAAATGTACAACATTTCAAAGTGAATCTGCTCTAGAAGGCTTTCCGCCCGAACACGCTGTCCAGCATGGAGGGGTCACGCTTGCGCGCGGCGGCCGGGTCCACCCAGGCCAGCACCACCCGGCCCATATCCCAGGCCAGAGTGCGCGCGATGAGCCCCGACGGGTCCGCCGGATTGCGTTCCTTGATGGAAAAGAGATAAAAATCATGCACCTGGCGCGCTTCCATCATCCCGCCCTGCGCCAGGGACCAGAGCTGGGTGCCGGTCTTCACGTCATAGACTTCAAGGGCCAGGGACAAGGAACTGTCGCCGCCGGAACCGCCGTCCATGTAATGGTTGATATAGCCGCCCACCAGAAGCTCGGCCCCCCGCTGCCGGGCCAGGGCCAGAGCGCGCGAGCGGTCAAAGGGACCGGCCTCGGGCGCGTATTCCAGAGCTTCGAAGGCATTGAGCGAGAGCCAGATCTGCCAGACCTGGCGTGAGAGCATTTCACTGAAACTCACGGCGTTGCCGATCTGCTGCACGGCGCGTAAGGGCACGAAGAGCGCGCGCGGACGATGGTCCAGACGACCGCGCGGCGACACATAGACGGCGGGAGGCTGGCGGCGCACGAAATTGTCGATCTGGATCTGGATGGGCGTGCTGAAATCCCCGGCCAGCGATATGGAGGAACGGCTGTCGTCCGGGCTGGTGGCGCAACCGGCGGCAAGCGCAAAAAACGGGATCAGAAACAGGGCCGGAAACAGGCCCGACAGCAAAACGCGTATCCGCCGGGGCAAGGGCTTCATTGCGGTTTCTCCGAGGCTAGGCCCGCCTTCTGTACGGAGGCGAGCAATTTTTCCCGCGCTTCGCGCAGGTTGTCGTGCAGGGCAAGGCGTCTGTCGGCCGACAGACGGCAGAAATCCGCGGTGCGGGTCATCTCGACGAGATGCGCCATGGCCTGTGCCAGTTCCGCCAGATGACGCGCCTCCAGCCCGGCCAGGGGCACGCTTCTGCCGGCAAGTTCCGCCAGATGGCCCAGTTCCTCGGCCTGGGAACGGATGCCCTCGGGCCGGATCGCCGCGCCATATTTCCGACGTTTGCGAAATTCATGCCAGAAAAAGCGAAACCGCCGCCAGAACCGGGCCATGCCCATAGCCTCAGGCTTGAACCGCGGAGAGCAATTGCAGGAACATGGGAGCCATCACCAAGCAGACCGGCACAAAACCCAGCAGGGTCTGCGGCCAGTTCAGGCGCAGGGCCGCGCGGCAGCCCACCGCCATGCAGGCCAGCCCCCAGATCATGCCCGCCAGGGAACCCAGGCCCGGAATGACGCAGAGCAGCGCCGGGGCCGAACTGTAGGCCATGACCTGGAACACCAGGGGAAAACTGGTCCGGTCCGGAGCGACGAAACGGTAGGCCAGATGGACCAGACCGCTGAAAACATAGAGTTGCAGGACCAGCAGGGCAGTGCGCAGCAGCAGGGTCATGGCCAGATTGGTCTGCGGAGCCAGCAGGGCC
The sequence above is drawn from the Desulfovibrio porci genome and encodes:
- a CDS encoding NirD/YgiW/YdeI family stress tolerance protein, with the protein product MRYLLTLVMLAVLAVPAYAAFEGPNSGQSMGGFQGPTGGVQADTVKKAQSSWDDAPVVLTGNIVERLAGSDDKYLFKDATGQIIVDIDHEIFAGRTVTPQTRVRLSGKVDKDMMEPVKIDVKVLEILK
- a CDS encoding YgiW/YdeI family stress tolerance OB fold protein, whose product is MRYLLFLALAALLAAPVSAAETANPAPGPKPSASPDGVHGTTGIVSTDTVARALNAPNKSPVVLTGHIVERVPGKADKYLFKDESGSLMVEISHEVFAGREITPESRVRLFGKLKKYPNKPLRVDVSVLQLLQ